The Candidatus Obscuribacterales bacterium genome window below encodes:
- a CDS encoding DUF2062 domain-containing protein: protein MRSPRLSPNPVDEPPTLPRRSRRQHRGWRRQLRYLFYRFIRLRGSSEAIARGLAAGVFAGCFPLFGLQTLIGIALAAIFRGNKLVAAAGTWISNPLTYVPLYAFNFHIGRQILGLELELAEGLSLNSWDAFMDTSGDFIASLFVGSLVIGAIASLCSYGIGLWLVRHLRRLRQVRHRRRHHHHH from the coding sequence ATGCGATCGCCCCGTCTTTCCCCAAATCCCGTTGATGAACCCCCAACTTTACCGAGGCGATCGCGCCGTCAACACCGAGGATGGCGTCGTCAACTGCGCTATCTGTTCTATCGTTTCATTCGTCTGCGGGGTAGCTCTGAGGCGATCGCCCGTGGTTTAGCTGCTGGGGTCTTTGCTGGTTGCTTTCCCCTATTTGGCCTCCAAACCCTGATTGGCATTGCGCTGGCGGCCATTTTTCGCGGCAACAAGCTGGTCGCTGCTGCCGGCACTTGGATTAGCAATCCTTTGACCTATGTTCCCCTCTACGCGTTCAACTTTCACATTGGACGCCAGATCCTAGGGCTAGAGCTAGAACTGGCCGAGGGACTGTCGCTAAATTCCTGGGATGCCTTTATGGATACCAGCGGTGACTTCATAGCGAGCCTGTTTGTGGGCTCCCTTGTGATAGGAGCGATCGCCTCCCTCTGTAGCTACGGCATAGGTCTATGGCTGGTGCGCCATCTACGTCGCCTGCGGCAGGTGCGTCATCGCCGTCGTCACCACCATCATCATTAG